A window of Desulfuromonas sp. genomic DNA:
CAGCTGATTCCTGTCTTGCAGAATGTCTATGGGCTAAAGTCTTCAGGTATATTTGAGAACAGGCTATGGCCGGTCTTACCGGAGGCTGTAATACTACGTGGTCAACTCTTCAGGAAATCAGCATATCCAGGTCATTGACTGTTGGCTCGACTATCAAGCACATTAAATTTGAGAATCTTTTGATTGTAGGCTAACAGAAGGTCACTCTTTTTTAAAATACCGAGCAAATCACCATTTTTCGACAACACAGGAAGGGTGGAAATTTGCTTCCCCTCAAAAATTTCGAAAGCTGTTTCAAGATTATCGTCTGGACGGACAATCACTACACGCTTCGTCATTATCTCCGAGGCGACGACCAGCTTGCCGAGATCGCCAACTTCGGCAAGGAATCCCTTCAGGTTGCTCATAGACAGGATTCCGACCAGACGATCCTGATCGTCAAGCACAGGGAAATGGGGATAAAAACTTTTTTCAGCCACTTCCAGAATGTCGACAAGAAGCATCTCTTGAGAAATTGTTTCAAACTCTGTAGTCATAAACTTCTCAACTGCCATTGAGCGCAACAGGTTGACATCGCTACCCCGAACCATTCTTATCCCCTTGCGCAAAAGCTTCGTTTCATAAATTGAATAGCCGTAGAACTTCTGCACCGTCACCAGGCTGGTAATGCAACATGTCATCAAAGGGAGGATGATTTCAAAGTTATAGGTCAGTTCGAAAATTGTGAAAATTGCGGTAATCGGTGCCAGGGTTGTACCCGCCACAACAGCACCCATTCCGATAAGACTATAGGCGGCAGCTGTGCCAATATGGCCGGGGAGCAATTGCGTCATCAACGCGCCGAAAAAACAACCCAGCAGGGCCCCCAAAACCAGTGAAGGGGCAAAAATACCACCGGAAAAACCGGCGCCCACCGAACCGGCCGTTGCCATCAGCTTCAGGAAGAGAATTAACAGCATCAACCATATCCCCATTTGCGACGTCAAAGTCAGGTTGATGGTTTCGTAACCGACTCCGAGGATATGCGGCCAGCCTATGGCGATGCCACCTACAAACAAACCGGCAAATGCCGGCCTGTATGAAAAGGATATATTTGCTTTAGCAAACATGTCCTCGACAAATGAAACTGATTTAATAAACAGAATCGACAGGAGCCCTGCGATAAAACCGAGAAGCGCATAGAGAAGAAGTTCACCGTAGCTGACCATTTCAAACAAAGGGACCTGAAAAGTGGGCAGACTCCCGAGAAAATGATGTGAAACGACCGTTGCAGTCACTGCCGAGATGGCAATGTGGCTGAGATAGCTAACCTGAAAATCGACAAGAATTATTTCTGCCGCAAACAACATCCCAGCCATCGGCGCATTGAAGGTTGCAGCGATTCCGGAAGCCGCACCACATGCCAGGAAAACGCGACGCCATTCGGCTGGTAGCTTGATAAGTTGTGCCAGAGAAGAGCCGACCGAGGATCCGATGTGGACAACAGGTCCTTCACGGCCGACTGACGCGCCACAACCTATTGACAGGGATGTAAAAACTGTTTTGAACAGTGCGGTTCGATATTGAACATTGCCTTCCTTGGTGACCACCGCTTCAATGACATCCGGCACACCGGCGCCACGCGATTCAGGAGAATACCGATTAATTAAAGGGCCTATCACCAGTCCTCCTATCAACGGGATTATCAGCACAAGATACCAGGGAT
This region includes:
- a CDS encoding chloride channel protein, which produces MRLAWNTLTGRENLIFLLILAILVGLITGGLAVAFRYLLFFTTELFWPDPLALLDVNQHYPWYLVLIIPLIGGLVIGPLINRYSPESRGAGVPDVIEAVVTKEGNVQYRTALFKTVFTSLSIGCGASVGREGPVVHIGSSVGSSLAQLIKLPAEWRRVFLACGAASGIAATFNAPMAGMLFAAEIILVDFQVSYLSHIAISAVTATVVSHHFLGSLPTFQVPLFEMVSYGELLLYALLGFIAGLLSILFIKSVSFVEDMFAKANISFSYRPAFAGLFVGGIAIGWPHILGVGYETINLTLTSQMGIWLMLLILFLKLMATAGSVGAGFSGGIFAPSLVLGALLGCFFGALMTQLLPGHIGTAAAYSLIGMGAVVAGTTLAPITAIFTIFELTYNFEIILPLMTCCITSLVTVQKFYGYSIYETKLLRKGIRMVRGSDVNLLRSMAVEKFMTTEFETISQEMLLVDILEVAEKSFYPHFPVLDDQDRLVGILSMSNLKGFLAEVGDLGKLVVASEIMTKRVVIVRPDDNLETAFEIFEGKQISTLPVLSKNGDLLGILKKSDLLLAYNQKILKFNVLDSRANSQ